The following coding sequences lie in one Cannabis sativa cultivar Pink pepper isolate KNU-18-1 chromosome 5, ASM2916894v1, whole genome shotgun sequence genomic window:
- the LOC115702127 gene encoding myb family transcription factor PHL11, with protein sequence MTFHRHVTPRIFFPPCSTANIPRWPPRVTSNMLLLLLPFPNSMLLSSICEVVNLSSIGWVGPMLLPQIRRRGYLESLFLSGRNIMERSFGYENGIVMTRDPKPRLRWTADLHDRFVDAVTKLGGPEKATPKAVLRLMGLKGLTLYHLKSHLQKYRLGQQTRKQNLVEHSKESNGCSYVQFGSHSSVTSTTSSRGDKEQCDIPITEALKHQNEVQKRLEEQLEVQKKLQMRIEAQGKYLQAILEKAQKSLSLDMNGPGNIEVAKAQLTDFNLALSNFMENMTEVEEKASIIDQMGGVYRKQNDSSFKIYQESNREDSEDSKLKDTNTIHFDLNTKGGYDFVGANSLEFEPKMLSYGR encoded by the exons ATGACCTTCCACCGCCACGTGACTCCACGAATATTCTTCCCCCCTTGTTCGACGGCGAATATTCCACGCTGGCCTCCACGTGTCACCTCTAATATGCTCCTTCTCCTTCTCCCATTTCCAAACTCCATGCTACTCTCATCTATATGTGAAGTTGTGAACCTCTCCTCCATTGGGTGGGTGGGTCCCATGCTGTTGCCTCAGATTCGTCGCCGAG GCTACCTAGAAAGTTTATTTTTGAGTGGGAGAAACATAATGGAGAGAAGTTTTGGGTACGAAAACGGGATTGTGATGACAAGAGACCCAAAACCGAGGCTGAGATGGACGGCTGATCTTCATGATCGATTTGTTGACGCCGTTACTAAACTTGGTGGCCCTGAAA AAGCAACTCCGAAAGCTGTGTTAAGGCTAATGGGATTAAAAGGTCTGACATTATACCATTTGAAAAGCCATTTACAg AAGTATAGACTTGGGCAGCAGACTCGGAAACAGAATTTAGTAGAACACAGCAAAGAAAGTAATG GCTGTTCATATGTGCAATTTGGTAGTCATTCCTCAGTGACTAGCACAACTTCATCAAGAGGTGACAAAGAACAATG TGACATCCCAATTACAGAAGCACTTAAACATCAGAATGAAGTACAAAAGAGATTAGAAGAGCAGCTGGAG GTTCAGAAGAAACTACAGATGAGAATAGAAGCCCAAGGAAAGTACTTACAAGCCATACTAGAGAAAGCTCAAAAGAGCCTCTCCCTTGATATGAATGGGCCCGGTAACATAGAGGTGGCCAAAGCCCAATTAACAGACTTTAACTTGGCTCTATCAAACTTCATGGAGAACATGACTGAAGTGGAGGAAAAAGCAAGCATAATTGATCAAATGGGTGGCGTTTATAGAAAACAAAATGATTCAAGCTTCAAGATTTACCAAGAGAGTAACAGAGAAGACTCTGAAGATAGTAAGCTCAAAGATACCAATACCATACATTTTGACTTAAACACCAAAGGTGGGTATGATTTTGTAGGTGCTAATAGCCTTGAATTTGAACCCAAAATGCTTTCTTATGGAAGATAG